The sequence below is a genomic window from Streptomyces sudanensis.
CAGGCGTGACAAGTGTTCCGGCGAGCGCCTGTGGTAAGCACGTTACCCAGTGTGCGGCCATCCCGCTAACCCCCCTGACCTGCGATTTTTCTTGGATTTCCAAGTAATTCGAGGAATCTGGGGCGAAGCCCGGTCGCACCGCTGGCACCGCTTGGACAACACACTGGCAACAGCCTCACGGCCGCCGGAACACCGGCACGTTATCCCGCGCACCCCGTTGTCGGGAAGAGTTCACAGGACCGTGATGTGACCCGGGTCATCCCGTGACGACCCGGTATCCGGCATATGCCGCACGGGCCCGCGGCGGCTCCGCCTCCGCCCCCGGCCCGTCCGGCCGGGCGCCGCGGAGGCCCGGGCCGGTGCGCGGCGCGCTCCCCGGCCGGGGCGGCCGGGGCCTCAGCCGCCGGTGGTGGAGCCGCCGTCGGCGGCCGTGGACCCCGTCGTCATTCCGCCCTGCTGACCGGAGCCGGTCACTCCGGTGGTGTCGCCGCCGCTGCCGCCGCCCGTGTCGGTCGAGCCGGTCGTCCCGCCGTCGCCGGTGCCTCCGTCGCCCGTACCGCCGTCGCCGGTGCTGCCGCCGGTCGTGCCGCCGTCGGTCGTGCCGGTGGTGTCGCCGCCGCCGTCGGTCGTGCCGGTGGTGTCGCCGCCATCGGTGGGACCGTCCGTCGTCGCCCCCGTGTCACCGGTGCCGCCGCTCGTGGAGAACGTCGGCGGCCGGCTGTACGACGGCGCCCTCGGGGGCCACGACGGGCGGTCCCCGCCGCCGTTCCCGCCGCCGCTCGACGTGCCGGGCTGCTGCGTCTCCTCCCGGGGCTCCGATGCGGACGGGGTGGGGGGGTGGGGGTGAGGGTGGGCGAGACCGACGGGGTCGGGCTGGTGGTCGGCTTCATGTCCGTGCCGGGCGTCGTCTCGCCCGCGTTCATCGCGTACACGATGCCCGCCACGATCGCGACCAGCGCGAACGCGACGAACAGCAGGACCTTGCCGCGGCCGCCGCCCCCGCGTTCGTACCCGCCCGGGTAGGCGCCGTCGTCGGGGTTCGGCGGCGGCAGGATCGGGGCCTGCGAGGTGTCGCCGTGCAGCGGCATCGGCCGGGACGGCGTGGACGGGCCCGCCAGCCCGCCCATCACGGCGGTCGCCGCGACGCCGCCGCGCGGGGTGTGGCCGCCCTCGTGCAGGTCGACCTGCCCGGTGCTCCACGTCCCGGTGTGGCCGCCCTGCTCCTGGAGCATGCTCAGCCCGTACTGGATCAGCCCGCGCATCTCCTCGGCGCTCTGGAACCGGTCGTCCGGGTCCTTCGCCAGCGCCCGCATCACCAGCCCGTCCAGCTCCGGCGGGGCCTCGTCGAACACCTGGGACGGCGGTACCGGCACGTCCTGCACGTGCTGGTACACCACGGACAGCGGCGTCTCGCCCACGAACGGGGGCCGCAGCGCCAGCAGCTCGTACAGCAGGCAGCCCGTGGCGTACAGGTCGGAGCGGTGGTCGACGGCCTTGCCGAGGGCCTGCTCGGGCGACAGGTACTGGGGGGTCCCCATGACCATGCCGGTCTGCGTCATCGTCGTGGACGCCCCGTGCAGGGCGCGGGCGATGCCGAAGTCCATGACCTTGACGGCGCCGCTGTTGGTGATGATGACGTTCGCCGGCTTGATGTCGCGGTGCACGATGCCGTGCTGGTGCGAGTAGGCCAGCGCCTCCAGCACGCCCGACACGATGGCCAGCGCCCGCTCGGGCGGCATCGTCTCCGCGCCGACCAGCAGCTCCCGGATGGTGCGGCCCTCGACCAGCTCCATGACGATGTACGGCACGGACTGGCCGTTCACCTCGTCCTCGCCGGAGTCGTACACCGCCACGATCGCGTGGTGGTTCAGCCCCGCGACGGACTGGGCCTCGCGCGTGAAGCGGGCCTTGGAGACCGGGTCCTCCGCCAGGTCGGCCCGGAGGAGCTTCACCGCGACCGTCCGGCCCAGCCGCACGTCCTCCGCCGCGAACACCTCGGCCATGCCGCCGCGGCCGAGGCGGCGGGTCAGGCGGTAGCGGCCGTCGCCGACCAGGCCGCCGGCGCCGAACTCGACGGCTTCGCCGCGCCCCGGCGCCCCGTCGTCCGACACGCCGCCGCCACCTGCTTCGGATCCGGGTGCCATCGTCCTCGCCGTCATTTCCGTTGCCGTCCGCGCGCTGTGCCCGCGAGCGGTGTGCCGCCGTCTTCCCAGGGGTGCTTCGCCACGTCACGCTACAGCCTTCGTGTGACGCGCCGGTTCGGGATGGACCGGCCATCCAACCGGTTTCCCGTACGCCCGTGCAAATTCCGCGCGGTCCGCGTGACGCTTCCGGGACGCTTCCGGTGCGTACGGTCACGGAACAGGCCTCCGGCTTGACGTGTCCGTGCCCTGGGGCAGACTTGGCCCGTATATCCGGCAGATCGCCGCGGGCACGCGCGCGTAGGGGGAAGCACGATGAGCCAGGACGGCGCACACGGCCGCTACGCGGGCGGTTCGGTGGCGAACGGCCGCTACCAGCTGCGCGACCTGCTCGGCGAAGGCGGCATGGCCTCGGTGTACCTGGCGTACGACAGCGCCCTGGACCGGCAGGTCGCCATCAAGACCCTCCACACGGAACTCGGCCGGGAGCAGTCGTTCCGCGAGCGGTTCCGGCGCGAGGCCCAGGCCGTCGCGAAGCTCCAGCACACCAACATCGTGTCGGTCTTCGACACCGGTGAGGACACGGTCGTCTTCAGCGACCCCTCGATGGGCGACGGCGGCGTCATGCCGTACATCGTCATGGAGTACGTGGAGGGCCGGCCGCTCGGCTCGGTGCTGGCGGCCGACGTCCGGCAGTACGGCGCGATGCCGGCCGACAAGGCCCTGAAGATCACCGCGGACGTGCTGGCCGCGCTGGAGACCAGCCACGAGATGGGCCTGGTCCACCGCGACATCAAGCCGGGCAACGTGATGATCACCAAGCGCGGCGTGGTCAAGGTCATGGACTTCGGCATCGCCCGCGCCATGCAGTCGGGCGTCACGTCGATGACGCAGACCGGCATGGTCGTCGGCACGCCCCAGTACCTGTCGCCCGAGCAGGCCCTCGGCCGCGGCGTCGACGCCCGGTCCGACCTGTACTCGGTCGGCATCATGCTGTTCCAGCTGCTGACCGGGCGGCTGCCGTTCGACGCGGACTCGCCGCTCGCCATCGCGTACGCGCACGTCCAGGAGGAGCCCGTCCCGCCGTCCTCCGTCAACCGGTCGGTCACACCGGCGATGGACGCGCTCGTCGCACGGGCGCTGAAGAAGAACCCGAACGAACGGTTCCCCAGCGCCGCCGCCATGCGCGACGAGTGCCTGCGCGTGCTGTCCGCCGGGCAGGCCGGCGCGCCGGTGATCGTCCCGGGCGCCCCGGTGAGCAGCGGCGCGGGCGTCGGCTCGACGGTGTTCCCGCCGCTGGACCAGTCGTACGCGGCCCCCGCGGCGCAGGGCGTCCAGACGCCGTACCAGGCGCCGGGTCCGTACGGCCCGCCGACCCCGGCCCCGGCCCCGACGCCGGCTCCGGCTCCGGCTCCGGCCGCGTACGGCTACCCGCACCAGGCGCAGGCGCCGGCGCCCGTCCACCCGGCGCAGGCGCCCTACCAGCCGGTGGCG
It includes:
- a CDS encoding protein kinase domain-containing protein, whose protein sequence is MSQDGAHGRYAGGSVANGRYQLRDLLGEGGMASVYLAYDSALDRQVAIKTLHTELGREQSFRERFRREAQAVAKLQHTNIVSVFDTGEDTVVFSDPSMGDGGVMPYIVMEYVEGRPLGSVLAADVRQYGAMPADKALKITADVLAALETSHEMGLVHRDIKPGNVMITKRGVVKVMDFGIARAMQSGVTSMTQTGMVVGTPQYLSPEQALGRGVDARSDLYSVGIMLFQLLTGRLPFDADSPLAIAYAHVQEEPVPPSSVNRSVTPAMDALVARALKKNPNERFPSAAAMRDECLRVLSAGQAGAPVIVPGAPVSSGAGVGSTVFPPLDQSYAAPAAQGVQTPYQAPGPYGPPTPAPAPTPAPAPAPAAYGYPHQAQAPAPVHPAQAPYQPVATGGGSGGGRRNTPLLVGAILAALIAVGGTITAIALDKDDAPGTPVAQPSESTGTGTGTGTEGSDYRGPDLGKRIDAKKCTEPGEGDDPQKFRVPDFRYKNITSVKECIQAAGWKITKEIPVDENVYGDGTVLTQYPPQGTEISTAEADFTLEISTGRGRR